The proteins below are encoded in one region of Streptomyces cyanogenus:
- a CDS encoding ABC transporter ATP-binding protein has translation MSTPFLSVRDLKVHFSTEDGIVKAVDGLSFDLEKGKTLGIVGESGSGKSVTNMAILGLHDPRNTALDGEILLDDKELITASEKELERLRGNKMSMIFQDALASLSPYHTIGAQIGETYRKHTGCTKREARVRAIEMLRRVGIPQPDVRVDDYPHQFSGGMRQRAMIAMALVCDPELLIADEPTTALDVTVQAQIMDLLKDLQQEFGTAIIFITHDLGVIADIADDVLVMYGGRCVERGTKKEVLRDPKHPYTLGLLGSMPALDGPVDVPLSPIPGSPPSLLNPPSGCRFHPRCTFADKVAGGRCSSERPALEVVDGRGAACHLTPEQKRELFPDYAAARTH, from the coding sequence ATGAGCACCCCCTTCCTCTCCGTCCGCGACCTCAAGGTGCACTTCTCCACCGAGGACGGCATCGTCAAGGCCGTCGACGGGCTCTCCTTCGACCTGGAGAAGGGCAAGACCCTCGGCATCGTCGGCGAGTCCGGCTCCGGCAAGTCCGTCACCAACATGGCGATCCTGGGCCTGCACGACCCGCGCAACACCGCCCTCGACGGCGAGATCCTGCTCGACGACAAGGAGCTGATCACCGCCTCCGAGAAGGAGCTGGAACGGCTCCGCGGCAACAAGATGTCGATGATCTTCCAGGACGCGCTGGCCTCGCTGTCGCCGTACCACACCATCGGTGCGCAGATCGGCGAGACGTACCGGAAGCACACCGGCTGCACCAAGCGGGAGGCCCGGGTCCGCGCGATCGAGATGCTGCGCCGGGTCGGCATCCCGCAGCCGGACGTGCGGGTGGACGACTACCCGCACCAGTTCTCCGGCGGTATGCGCCAGCGCGCGATGATCGCCATGGCCCTGGTCTGCGACCCCGAGCTGCTGATCGCCGACGAGCCGACCACGGCCCTCGACGTGACGGTCCAGGCGCAGATCATGGACCTGCTGAAGGACCTCCAGCAGGAGTTCGGCACCGCGATCATCTTCATCACGCACGACCTCGGTGTCATCGCGGACATCGCGGACGACGTGTTGGTGATGTACGGCGGCCGGTGCGTGGAGCGCGGGACGAAGAAGGAAGTGCTGCGGGACCCGAAGCACCCGTACACGCTGGGGCTGCTCGGTTCGATGCCGGCGCTGGACGGGCCGGTCGACGTCCCCCTGTCGCCGATCCCCGGCTCGCCGCCCTCCCTGCTCAACCCGCCGTCCGGCTGCCGTTTCCACCCGCGGTGCACGTTCGCCGACAAGGTGGCCGGCGGACGCTGTTCCAGCGAGCGGCCCGCGCTGGAG
- a CDS encoding ABC transporter permease: MFRFLVRRILGAAVILLIISALVFVLFYAAPRDPARIACGKVCTPETLALVRKNLAISDPLPVQYWEWLKGLFVGRDYSSFGHCDAPCLGFSFQSREPVLDTILDRFPTTVSLSLGAAVVFLFFGVGTGMLAAVKQGKALDKIASSASLVASSMQIYVVGVFATYLLVDQMHLLDRASYTPFTDNPGKWFSGLLVPWLVLSLIFTANYTRMTRSQMVESLTQDYVRTARAKGLSRRTVFFRFAWRGAMGPIITIFGLDLGVLLGGAIITESTFSLQGLGMLSVKAVGTNDLPMLLGVVLFAAGAIVVFNIIVDAVYALIDPRVRLA; the protein is encoded by the coding sequence ATGTTCCGCTTCCTCGTCCGCCGGATCCTCGGCGCCGCGGTGATCCTGCTGATCATCAGTGCCCTGGTGTTCGTCCTGTTCTACGCCGCTCCGCGCGACCCCGCCCGCATCGCGTGCGGCAAGGTCTGCACCCCAGAGACGCTGGCCCTGGTGCGGAAGAACCTGGCGATCTCCGACCCGCTCCCCGTGCAGTACTGGGAATGGCTCAAGGGCCTGTTCGTGGGGCGGGACTACAGCTCGTTCGGGCACTGCGACGCGCCGTGCCTGGGCTTCTCCTTCCAGAGCCGCGAGCCGGTCCTGGACACCATCCTGGACCGCTTCCCCACCACGGTCTCCCTGTCCCTGGGTGCCGCTGTGGTCTTCCTGTTCTTCGGCGTCGGCACCGGCATGCTCGCCGCCGTCAAGCAGGGCAAGGCCCTGGACAAGATCGCCAGCTCCGCCTCGCTGGTCGCGTCCTCGATGCAGATCTACGTCGTCGGTGTCTTCGCCACCTACCTCCTGGTCGACCAGATGCACCTGCTGGACCGGGCCAGCTACACCCCCTTCACGGACAACCCAGGCAAGTGGTTCTCGGGCCTGCTGGTGCCGTGGCTGGTGCTGTCGCTGATCTTCACCGCGAACTACACCCGTATGACGCGCTCGCAGATGGTCGAGTCGCTCACCCAGGACTACGTCCGCACCGCCCGTGCCAAGGGCCTGTCCCGCCGCACGGTGTTCTTCCGGTTCGCCTGGCGCGGCGCCATGGGCCCGATCATCACCATCTTCGGCCTCGACCTCGGTGTGCTGCTCGGCGGCGCGATCATCACCGAGTCGACCTTCAGCCTCCAAGGCCTAGGCATGCTGTCGGTGAAGGCGGTCGGCACCAACGACCTGCCGATGCTGCTCGGCGTCGTCCTGTTCGCCGCCGGCGCGATCGTCGTCTTCAACATCATCGTGGACGCCGTCTACGCCCTGATCGACCCGCGCGTGCGCCTCGCTTAA
- a CDS encoding ABC transporter substrate-binding protein, protein MSFSRRNFLIATSVAAAGSTLLSACSSGDAGGSGGTPSAGATEYTGAKVTVGTAADSTGPAPEITGAKTGGTIRGLAPDDFSHLDPQRIYFAYNSTVALLLHRCLTGYKIDASGKQKLVGDLATDAGKASDDNKTWTFTLKEGLKWEDGSELTVEDVRHGFERAWAPFVTEGADYAQRALTGKGGKWRDAYEGPYKGKHLDAIVTDKAKRTITFKLAESKPDFNFTLAMHSYAAVPVKLDTKEKYDKKPVACGPYKIKAHTTDKSMVLIRNKHWDPKTDSIRNAYPDGFEFTFGVETLDSVDRLIASQGDDAYGVSIYKGVPAERIQKVLTDPDLKKRSFNGLLTGTYFYWINTKRVTDLKVRQALIHAWPLQQIRQIYGGPSAGDFATSILSPDIIGYEKTDVYNKLKKPQGDPEAAKKLLKEAGKEGQKIVYAFPQDPTYNKTKVVIENALKAAGFTPVIKPVDSTSYYDQVQQVDNSYDVMWGGWSPDWPTAYTMIQPLLDGDAIGNGKNNVSQADVDWINEGIKKNAVIPDQQKAGKEWAALDKRIMEEVAPMIPETYQRRFYVFGNKVGGAQFDPNFSATLLYKTFVKA, encoded by the coding sequence ATGTCCTTTTCCCGCAGAAACTTCCTGATCGCCACCTCTGTCGCGGCCGCGGGCTCGACGCTGCTGTCCGCGTGCAGCAGCGGTGACGCGGGCGGCAGCGGCGGCACCCCGAGTGCCGGCGCCACGGAGTACACCGGTGCCAAGGTCACCGTCGGCACCGCGGCCGACTCCACCGGCCCGGCCCCGGAGATCACCGGCGCGAAGACGGGCGGGACGATCCGCGGCCTGGCCCCGGACGACTTCTCCCACCTGGACCCGCAGCGCATCTACTTCGCGTACAACTCCACCGTCGCGCTGCTGCTGCACCGCTGCCTGACCGGTTACAAGATCGACGCGTCCGGCAAGCAGAAGCTGGTCGGCGACCTGGCCACCGACGCCGGCAAGGCCTCCGACGACAACAAGACCTGGACCTTCACGCTGAAGGAGGGTCTGAAGTGGGAGGACGGCAGCGAGCTGACCGTCGAGGACGTCCGCCACGGCTTCGAGCGCGCCTGGGCGCCGTTCGTCACCGAGGGCGCCGACTACGCCCAGCGCGCGCTGACCGGCAAGGGCGGCAAGTGGCGTGACGCGTACGAGGGCCCGTACAAGGGCAAGCACCTCGACGCGATCGTCACCGACAAGGCCAAGCGGACGATCACCTTCAAGCTGGCCGAGTCGAAGCCGGACTTCAACTTCACCCTGGCCATGCACTCCTACGCCGCGGTGCCGGTGAAGCTGGACACCAAGGAGAAGTACGACAAGAAGCCGGTCGCCTGCGGCCCGTACAAGATCAAGGCCCACACCACCGACAAGTCGATGGTGCTGATCCGCAACAAGCACTGGGACCCGAAGACCGACTCGATCCGCAACGCCTACCCGGACGGCTTCGAGTTCACCTTCGGTGTCGAGACCCTCGACTCGGTCGACCGCCTCATCGCCTCCCAGGGCGACGACGCCTACGGCGTCTCGATCTACAAGGGCGTGCCCGCCGAGCGCATCCAGAAGGTGCTCACCGACCCGGACCTGAAGAAGCGCAGCTTCAACGGCCTGCTGACCGGCACCTACTTCTACTGGATCAACACCAAGCGCGTCACGGACCTCAAGGTCCGCCAGGCGCTCATCCACGCCTGGCCGCTGCAGCAGATCCGGCAGATCTACGGCGGCCCGTCCGCCGGTGACTTCGCGACCTCGATCCTCAGCCCCGACATCATCGGTTACGAGAAGACCGATGTGTACAACAAGCTGAAGAAGCCGCAGGGCGACCCTGAGGCCGCGAAGAAGCTGCTGAAGGAGGCTGGCAAGGAGGGGCAGAAGATCGTCTACGCCTTCCCGCAGGACCCGACCTACAACAAGACGAAGGTCGTCATCGAGAACGCCCTGAAGGCGGCGGGCTTCACCCCGGTCATCAAGCCGGTCGACTCGACGTCGTACTACGACCAGGTCCAGCAGGTCGACAACAGCTACGACGTGATGTGGGGTGGCTGGTCCCCGGACTGGCCGACCGCCTACACGATGATCCAGCCGCTGCTGGACGGCGACGCCATCGGTAACGGCAAGAACAACGTGTCGCAGGCCGACGTCGACTGGATCAACGAGGGCATCAAGAAGAACGCGGTCATCCCGGACCAGCAGAAGGCCGGCAAGGAGTGGGCCGCGCTCGACAAGCGGATCATGGAGGAGGTCGCCCCGATGATCCCCGAGACGTACCAGCGTCGCTTCTACGTCTTCGGTAACAAGGTCGGCGGCGCCCAGTTCGACCCGAACTTCTCCGCGACCCTGCTGTACAAGACCTTCGTCAAGGCCTGA
- a CDS encoding ABC transporter permease yields MTPATPSPAAPLEVTDEDNAAPAKTGTPKGSESRSPGRLAWTRFKRDRTGVISAFVVIFFFVVGILAPLIAKLYGKDPYTTYGMNIPGLLNEFNFPIKPNGGISSDFWFGIEPQLGRDVFTFLLYGIRNSLLIATAAALLTTLLGVVIGITAGYLGGKTDYLVGRLIDILLAFPQTLFYIAFWPVALAIFVSPEENTPVWLIVTSLILVMTAFGWASIARLLRGEVLALREREFVEAAKVTGASPARIIFKELLPNLWTPILIQSTLLLPTYVTAEAGLAFLGVGLQDPTPDWGVMIQNGAKFYQDDITFMLFPGLTMVIFVVAFNLLGDSVRDALDPKTKR; encoded by the coding sequence ATGACCCCCGCAACCCCTTCCCCGGCCGCCCCACTTGAGGTGACCGACGAAGACAACGCCGCACCGGCGAAGACCGGCACCCCCAAGGGCAGCGAGAGCCGCTCTCCGGGACGGCTGGCCTGGACCCGTTTCAAGCGGGACCGGACGGGCGTCATATCCGCCTTCGTGGTGATCTTCTTCTTCGTCGTCGGCATCCTCGCGCCGCTCATAGCCAAGCTGTACGGCAAGGACCCGTACACGACCTACGGCATGAACATCCCGGGCCTGCTGAACGAGTTCAACTTCCCGATCAAGCCCAACGGCGGCATCAGCTCCGACTTCTGGTTCGGCATCGAGCCGCAGCTCGGGCGGGACGTCTTCACCTTCCTGCTCTACGGCATCCGCAACTCGCTGCTGATCGCGACGGCCGCGGCCCTGCTGACCACCCTGCTCGGAGTCGTGATCGGCATCACCGCGGGCTACCTGGGCGGCAAGACCGACTACCTCGTCGGCCGCTTGATCGACATCCTGCTGGCGTTCCCGCAGACGCTGTTCTACATCGCCTTCTGGCCGGTGGCTCTGGCGATCTTCGTCTCGCCGGAGGAGAACACCCCGGTCTGGCTGATCGTCACCAGCCTCATCCTCGTGATGACAGCCTTCGGCTGGGCCTCCATCGCCCGTCTGCTGCGCGGCGAGGTGCTCGCCCTGCGCGAGCGGGAGTTCGTCGAGGCGGCCAAGGTGACCGGTGCCTCCCCGGCCCGCATCATCTTCAAGGAACTGCTGCCCAACCTGTGGACGCCGATCCTGATCCAGTCCACCCTCCTGCTCCCCACCTACGTCACGGCGGAAGCGGGTCTCGCCTTCCTCGGCGTCGGCCTCCAGGACCCCACGCCAGACTGGGGCGTGATGATCCAGAACGGTGCCAAGTTCTATCAGGACGACATCACCTTCATGCTCTTCCCGGGCCTGACGATGGTGATCTTCGTCGTCGCCTTCAACCTCCTCGGCGACTCGGTCCGCGACGCCCTGGACCCCAAGACCAAGCGCTGA
- a CDS encoding peptide ABC transporter substrate-binding protein encodes MRAVTRARGAACAVAAALAAAGCGGGGSGSGAAGGAVLSSSWGDPQNPLEPANTNEVQGGKVLDMIFRGLKKYDPRTGKATDMLAESIDTKDSRNFTIRVKRGWTFSDGEKVTARSFVDAWNYGASLKHNQKNAYFFGYVDGYDKVHPSSGTQTADTLSGLKVVDDHTFTVRLRQTFSGFPDTLGYAAFAPLPRAFFTDHAAWLRKPVGNGPYTVESYMRGSQMSLRKWDGYPGPDKARNGGVDLKVYTDSNTAYTDLLAGNLDLVDDVPAAQLKNVRSDLGDRYINTPAGIIQTFAFPYYDKAWNKPGAEKVRTGLSMAINRKQITETIFDRTRTPATDWTSPVLGADGGYKPGLCGGACDYDPARAKKLIKEGGGIPGGQVRITYNADTGSHKEWVDAVCNSINNALGDSKACVGNPVGTFADFRNRIGRHRMPGPFRAGWQMDYPLIQNFLQPLYYTDASSNDGKWSNKDFDRLVDQANAETDQARSVRLFQQAEEVVRDHMAAIPLWYQNGSAGYSERLSDVALSPFSVPVYNEIKVS; translated from the coding sequence ATGCGGGCAGTCACGCGCGCCCGAGGGGCCGCATGCGCGGTGGCGGCGGCACTCGCCGCGGCCGGCTGCGGGGGCGGCGGCTCCGGCAGCGGCGCCGCCGGCGGCGCGGTGCTCAGTTCCTCCTGGGGCGACCCGCAGAACCCGCTGGAGCCGGCCAACACCAACGAGGTGCAGGGCGGCAAGGTCCTCGACATGATCTTCCGGGGCCTGAAGAAGTACGACCCGAGGACCGGCAAAGCCACCGACATGCTCGCCGAGTCCATCGACACAAAGGACTCGCGGAACTTCACGATCCGGGTGAAGCGCGGCTGGACCTTCTCCGACGGCGAGAAGGTCACCGCCCGTTCCTTCGTCGACGCCTGGAACTACGGGGCGAGCCTGAAGCACAACCAGAAGAACGCCTACTTCTTCGGTTACGTCGACGGATACGACAAGGTCCACCCCAGCAGCGGCACGCAGACCGCCGACACCCTGTCCGGGCTGAAGGTGGTGGACGACCACACCTTCACCGTCAGGCTGCGCCAGACGTTCTCCGGCTTCCCCGACACCCTCGGCTACGCGGCCTTCGCCCCGCTGCCCCGCGCCTTCTTCACCGACCACGCGGCCTGGCTGAGGAAGCCGGTCGGCAACGGCCCCTACACCGTCGAGTCCTATATGAGGGGCTCGCAGATGTCCCTCAGGAAGTGGGACGGCTACCCCGGTCCCGACAAGGCCCGCAACGGCGGCGTGGACCTGAAGGTGTACACGGACAGCAACACCGCCTACACCGACCTGCTGGCCGGCAACCTCGACCTCGTCGACGACGTGCCCGCCGCCCAGCTGAAGAACGTCAGGAGCGACCTGGGCGACCGCTACATCAACACCCCGGCCGGCATCATCCAGACCTTCGCCTTCCCCTACTACGACAAGGCCTGGAACAAGCCGGGCGCGGAGAAGGTCCGCACCGGCCTGTCCATGGCGATCAACCGGAAGCAGATCACCGAGACGATCTTCGACAGGACCCGTACCCCCGCCACCGACTGGACCTCGCCCGTCCTCGGTGCGGACGGCGGCTACAAGCCCGGCCTGTGCGGCGGGGCCTGCGACTACGACCCGGCCCGGGCGAAGAAGCTGATCAAGGAGGGCGGCGGGATCCCCGGCGGCCAGGTCCGGATCACCTACAACGCGGACACGGGCTCGCACAAGGAGTGGGTGGACGCCGTGTGCAACTCCATCAACAACGCCCTCGGCGACAGCAAGGCCTGCGTGGGCAACCCCGTCGGCACCTTCGCCGACTTCCGCAACCGCATCGGCCGGCACAGGATGCCCGGCCCCTTCCGGGCGGGCTGGCAGATGGACTACCCGCTCATCCAGAACTTCCTGCAGCCGCTCTACTACACCGACGCCTCCTCCAACGACGGCAAGTGGTCGAACAAGGACTTCGACCGGCTCGTCGACCAGGCCAACGCCGAGACCGACCAGGCCAGGTCCGTCCGGCTGTTCCAGCAGGCGGAGGAGGTCGTCCGGGACCACATGGCCGCCATCCCGCTGTGGTACCAGAACGGCAGCGCCGGCTACTCCGAGCGGCTGTCCGACGTGGCGCTCAGTCCCTTCAGCGTCCCCGTCTACAACGAGATCAAGGTCAGCTGA
- a CDS encoding ABC transporter permease: MGRYVVRRLLQMVPVFFGSTLLIFLMVNVMGDPVAGLCGERQCDPATADQLRREFGLDKPLWQQYATYMGNVFTGDFGTAFNGQQVTELMATAFPVTIRLTAVAVLFEVVVGITLGVLTGLRRGRPVDTTVLLLTLVVISVPTFVTGLLLQLLLGVKWGWVRPSVPPDAGFGELIVPGLVLASVSLAYVTRLTRTSLAENKRSDYVRTAVAKGLPRRRVVTRHLLRNSLIPVVTFIGTDIGALMGGAIVTERIFNIHGVGYQLYQGILRQNTQTVVGFVTVLVLVFLVANLVVDLLYAVLDPRIRYA, from the coding sequence ATGGGACGCTATGTCGTCCGGCGACTGCTGCAGATGGTCCCGGTGTTCTTCGGGTCCACCCTGCTGATCTTCCTCATGGTGAACGTGATGGGCGACCCCGTCGCGGGCCTGTGCGGCGAGCGGCAGTGCGACCCGGCGACCGCCGACCAGCTGAGGCGGGAGTTCGGCTTGGACAAGCCGCTCTGGCAGCAGTACGCCACCTACATGGGGAACGTCTTCACCGGCGACTTCGGTACGGCGTTCAACGGCCAGCAGGTCACCGAGCTGATGGCCACGGCGTTCCCCGTCACCATCCGGCTCACGGCCGTGGCCGTCCTGTTCGAGGTCGTCGTCGGCATCACGCTCGGCGTGCTGACCGGCCTCAGGCGCGGGCGGCCCGTCGACACCACCGTGCTGCTGCTGACCCTGGTGGTGATCTCCGTGCCCACCTTCGTCACCGGCCTGCTGCTCCAGCTGCTGCTCGGGGTGAAATGGGGCTGGGTCCGGCCGTCCGTCCCCCCGGACGCCGGGTTCGGCGAGCTGATCGTGCCGGGCCTGGTCCTGGCCTCCGTCTCCCTCGCCTACGTCACCCGGCTCACCCGCACCTCCCTCGCCGAGAACAAGCGGTCCGACTACGTCCGCACGGCCGTCGCCAAGGGCCTGCCCCGGCGCCGGGTCGTCACCCGGCACCTGCTGCGCAACTCCCTCATCCCGGTGGTCACCTTCATCGGGACCGACATCGGCGCGCTGATGGGCGGGGCGATCGTCACCGAGCGGATCTTCAACATCCACGGCGTCGGCTACCAGCTCTACCAGGGCATCCTGCGCCAGAACACCCAGACCGTCGTCGGCTTCGTGACCGTCCTCGTCCTGGTCTTCCTGGTCGCCAACCTCGTCGTCGACCTCCTGTACGCCGTACTCGACCCGAGGATCCGCTATGCCTGA
- a CDS encoding ABC transporter permease codes for MPEQPYEPERAIAGTGMGGAMDLGASEAVTLEPAPPGAGGTGPVGRPRSLWSDAWRDLRRNPVFLVSALVILFLIVISLWPSAIASGSPLTCDLAKAREGAQPGHPFGYDGQGCDVYTRTVYGARASVTVGVLATLGVAVLGSVLGGLAGYFGGLGDSVLSRLTDIFFAIPVLLGGLVLLSVVTSNTVWPVIGFMVLLGWPQISRIARGAVITAKQHDYVQAARALGASDTRILLRHIAPNAVAPVIVVATIALGTYIALEATLSYLGVGLKPPSVSWGIDISAASPYIRNAPHALLWPSGALAVTVLAFIMLGDAVRDALDPKLR; via the coding sequence ATGCCTGAACAGCCGTACGAGCCCGAGCGCGCGATCGCCGGCACCGGCATGGGCGGCGCGATGGACCTCGGCGCGAGCGAGGCGGTCACGCTGGAGCCGGCGCCGCCGGGAGCGGGCGGCACCGGGCCCGTGGGCAGACCGCGCTCGCTGTGGTCCGACGCCTGGCGCGACCTGCGCCGCAATCCCGTCTTCCTGGTCTCCGCGCTGGTCATCCTCTTCCTGATCGTCATCTCCCTGTGGCCCTCGGCGATCGCCTCCGGCAGCCCCCTGACCTGCGACCTGGCCAAGGCCAGGGAGGGGGCTCAGCCGGGGCACCCCTTCGGCTACGACGGACAGGGCTGCGACGTCTACACGCGGACCGTCTACGGCGCCCGGGCGTCCGTCACGGTCGGGGTGCTGGCGACCCTCGGGGTGGCGGTGCTCGGCTCGGTGCTGGGCGGTCTCGCGGGCTACTTCGGCGGGCTGGGGGACTCGGTCCTGTCCCGGCTCACGGACATCTTCTTCGCCATCCCGGTCCTCCTCGGCGGTCTCGTCCTCCTCTCCGTGGTGACCTCCAATACGGTCTGGCCGGTCATCGGGTTCATGGTGCTGCTCGGCTGGCCGCAGATCTCCCGGATCGCGCGCGGTGCGGTGATCACCGCCAAGCAGCACGACTACGTCCAGGCCGCCCGCGCCCTCGGCGCCTCCGACACCCGCATCCTGCTGCGGCACATCGCCCCCAACGCCGTGGCGCCCGTGATCGTCGTCGCGACCATCGCGCTCGGCACCTACATCGCCCTGGAGGCGACCCTGTCCTACCTCGGTGTCGGGCTCAAACCGCCCAGCGTCTCCTGGGGCATCGACATCTCCGCCGCCTCCCCCTACATCCGCAACGCCCCGCACGCCCTGCTCTGGCCCTCGGGCGCCCTCGCGGTCACGGTCCTGGCGTTCATCATGCTCGGCGACGCGGTCCGCGACGCCCTCGATCCGAAGCTGAGGTGA
- a CDS encoding ABC transporter ATP-binding protein has translation MLLEVRDLWVEFRTRDGVAHAVNGVSYEVDAGETLAVLGESGSGKSVTAQAVMGILDTPPAGITRGEILFDGRDLLTLKEEERRRIRGAGMAMIFQDALSALNPVMTVGDQLGEMFVVHRGMSRKDARARAVELMERVRIPGAAQRVRDYPHQFSGGMRQRIMIAMALALEPALIIADEPTTALDVTVQAQVMDLLAELRREYRMGLVLITHDLGVVADVADRIAVMYAGRIVESAPVHDIYKAPAHPYTRGLLDSIPRLDQKGQQLYAIKGLPPNLTHIPPGCAFHPRCPMARDVCRTDEPPLHPVPGGRGSACHFWRECLDG, from the coding sequence ATGTTGCTCGAAGTGCGGGACCTCTGGGTGGAGTTCCGGACCCGGGACGGGGTGGCGCATGCCGTCAACGGGGTGAGCTACGAGGTGGACGCGGGGGAGACCCTCGCCGTGCTCGGGGAGTCCGGCTCCGGGAAGTCCGTCACCGCGCAGGCGGTCATGGGCATCCTCGACACGCCCCCGGCCGGGATCACCCGCGGTGAGATCCTCTTCGACGGCCGGGACCTGCTGACGCTCAAGGAGGAGGAGCGGCGCAGGATCCGGGGCGCCGGCATGGCGATGATCTTCCAGGACGCGCTGTCCGCCCTCAACCCCGTCATGACCGTGGGCGACCAGCTGGGGGAGATGTTCGTCGTCCACCGGGGGATGTCGAGGAAGGACGCGCGGGCCAGGGCCGTGGAGCTGATGGAGCGGGTGCGGATCCCGGGCGCCGCGCAGCGGGTGCGGGACTATCCCCACCAGTTCTCCGGCGGGATGCGCCAGCGCATCATGATCGCCATGGCGCTGGCCCTGGAGCCGGCGCTGATCATCGCCGACGAGCCCACCACCGCCCTCGACGTCACGGTCCAGGCCCAGGTGATGGACCTCCTCGCGGAGCTGCGGCGCGAGTACCGCATGGGGCTCGTCCTCATCACCCACGACCTCGGTGTGGTCGCGGACGTCGCCGACCGGATTGCCGTGATGTACGCCGGGAGGATCGTCGAGTCCGCGCCCGTCCACGACATCTACAAGGCGCCCGCCCACCCCTACACCCGGGGCCTGCTCGACTCCATCCCGCGCCTGGACCAGAAGGGGCAGCAGCTGTACGCCATCAAGGGCCTGCCACCGAACCTCACGCACATCCCGCCCGGCTGCGCCTTCCACCCGCGCTGCCCGATGGCCCGGGACGTGTGCCGCACCGACGAGCCGCCGCTCCACCCGGTGCCCGGCGGCCGGGGCAGCGCCTGCCACTTCTGGAGGGAGTGCCTGGATGGCTGA
- a CDS encoding ABC transporter ATP-binding protein, with amino-acid sequence MAEPILEASGLVKHYPLTRGILFRKQIGAVKAVDGVDFTLGKGETLGIVGESGCGKSTVAKLLCSLERPTAGTIRFKGEDITRLSGKALKAVRRNIQMVFQDPYTSLNPRMTVGDIIGEPYDIHPEVAPRGDRRRRVQELLDVVGLDPEYINRYPHQFSGGQRQRIGIARGLALRPEIIVADEPVSALDVSVQAQVINLLDRLQAEFDLSYVFIAHDLSIVRHISDRVAVMYLGRIVETGRDSEIYDHPTHPYTQALLSAVPVPDPEAREHRERIILSGDVPSPTAIPSGCRFRTRCWKAQERCAREVPALAVPAAFRAESGPAAHASACHFAEDRQVVPPEEPQLNGNGPG; translated from the coding sequence ATGGCTGAGCCGATCCTCGAAGCGAGCGGCCTCGTCAAGCACTACCCCCTGACCCGGGGCATCCTCTTCAGGAAGCAGATCGGCGCGGTGAAGGCCGTCGACGGCGTCGACTTCACCCTCGGGAAGGGCGAAACCCTCGGCATCGTCGGCGAGTCGGGCTGCGGCAAGTCGACGGTCGCGAAGCTGCTGTGCAGTCTGGAGCGCCCGACCGCCGGCACCATCAGGTTCAAGGGCGAGGACATCACCCGGCTCTCCGGCAAGGCCCTCAAGGCCGTACGCCGGAACATCCAGATGGTGTTCCAGGACCCCTACACCTCGCTCAACCCCCGGATGACGGTGGGCGACATCATCGGGGAGCCCTATGACATCCACCCCGAGGTGGCCCCCAGGGGCGACCGCCGCCGCCGGGTGCAGGAGCTGCTGGACGTGGTGGGCCTCGACCCGGAGTACATCAACCGCTATCCGCACCAGTTCTCCGGCGGCCAGCGCCAGCGCATCGGCATCGCGCGGGGACTGGCCCTGCGGCCCGAGATCATCGTCGCCGACGAACCGGTGTCCGCGCTGGACGTCTCGGTCCAGGCCCAGGTGATCAACCTGCTGGACCGGCTCCAGGCGGAGTTCGACCTGTCGTACGTCTTCATCGCGCACGACCTGTCCATCGTCCGGCACATCTCGGACCGCGTCGCGGTGATGTACCTGGGCCGGATCGTGGAGACCGGCCGTGACAGCGAGATCTACGACCACCCGACCCACCCCTACACCCAGGCCCTGCTCTCCGCCGTCCCCGTACCCGACCCCGAGGCCCGCGAGCACCGTGAGCGGATCATCCTGAGCGGCGACGTGCCCTCGCCGACGGCCATCCCCTCCGGCTGCCGCTTCCGCACCCGCTGCTGGAAGGCGCAGGAACGCTGCGCCCGGGAGGTCCCGGCGCTCGCCGTCCCGGCCGCCTTCCGTGCCGAGTCCGGCCCGGCGGCCCATGCCTCGGCGTGCCACTTCGCGGAGGACAGGCAGGTCGTACCACCGGAGGAACCGCAGCTCAACGGCAACGGGCCGGGATGA